One segment of Triticum aestivum cultivar Chinese Spring chromosome 2A, IWGSC CS RefSeq v2.1, whole genome shotgun sequence DNA contains the following:
- the LOC123186813 gene encoding peroxidase 47-like — protein MGKATMNIKRQRSTSVTTAALASVLMLLLAAAGGVAAQGRGGGYGGGGGGYGGGGGGGYGGGGGGGYGGGGGYGGGGYSGGGGGGRGGGGGYGGGGGYGYDGGYDDYQGGGGGGGGGMGPPGGDGLSMEYYSMTCPYAGEIVRDVVSAALAKDPTLAASLLRLHFHDCFVRGCDASVLLDSTKAHGTAEKDALTNKSLRGFEVIDAVKAALEAQCPGTVSCADVLALAARDSVYMAGGPYYDVPTGRKDGSLSRADDTSALPAATLKAAELIKVFVGDHGFTVPELVALSGGHTLGQAHCANFKNRLSGFGKAGNGMDPTLEAGMAASLAKTCKAAGDGGTAKLDATSNAFDVEYFKGLQTRRGLLTSDQTLLTGSPETAMYVNQFAESPDAFFETFVQGMGRMGQLDLNPDGNVRLNCRLLN, from the coding sequence ATGGGCAAGGCCACGATGAACATCAAGCGGCAGCGTTCCACTAGTGTCACCACTGCTGCCCTAGCGTCCGTGCTGATGCTGCtcctggcggcggccggcggcgtagccgcacaaggaagaggaggaggctacggtggcggcggaggaggatatggtggtggtggcggtggtgggtatggaggaggaggaggaggaggatacggtggtggtggagggtatggaggaggaggatatagtggtggtggcggcggcggaagaggaggaggaggaggatacgGTGGTGGCGGTGGGTACGGATACGACGGTGGATACGACGACTATCAAggtggagggggaggcggcggcggcggcatgggcccTCCCGGTGGTGACGGTCTGAGCATGGAGTACTACTCTATGACGTGCCCGTACGCCGGCGAGATCGTGCGCGACGTGGTCAGCGCCGCGCTTGCCAAGGACCCCACCCTGGCGGCCTCCCTGCTCCGGCTccacttccacgactgcttcgtccgCGGCTGCGACGCCTCGGTGCTCCTCGACTCCACCAAGGCCCACGGCACCGCCGAGAAGGACGCGCTCACCAACAAGTCACTGCGCGGCTTCGAGGTCATCGACGCCGTCAAGGCCGCCCTCGAGGCGCAGTGCCCCGGcaccgtctcctgcgccgacgtccTCGCCCTCGCCGCCCGGGACTCCGTCTACATGGCCGGCGGGCCCTACTACGACGTGCCCACGGGCCGCAAGGACGGCTCCCTCTCCCGCGCCGACGACACCtccgcgctccccgccgccacgCTCAAGGCGGCCGAGCTCATCAAGGTCTTCGTCGGCGACCAcggcttcacggtgccggagcTCGTCGCGCTCTCCGGCGGACACACGCTGGGCCAGGCCCACTGCGCCAACTTCAAGAACCGGCTCAGCGGCTTCGGCAAGGCCGGCAACGGGATGGACCCGACGCTGGAGGCCGGGATGGCGGCGTCCCTGGCGAAGACCTGCAaggccgccggcgacggcggcacGGCCAAGCTTGACGCCACCAGCAACGCCTTCGACGTGGAGTACTTCAAGGGCCTGCAGACCAGGAGGGGGCTGCTGACGTCCGACCAGACGCTGCTCACCGGGTCGCCGGAGACGGCCATGTATGTGAACCAGTTCGCCGAGAGCCCGGACGCGTTCTTCGAGACGTTCGTGCAGGGGATGGGGAGGATGGGGCAGCTGGACCTCAACCCCGACGGCAACGTCAGGCTCAACTGCAGGCTCCTCAACTAG